One stretch of Prunus persica cultivar Lovell chromosome G1, Prunus_persica_NCBIv2, whole genome shotgun sequence DNA includes these proteins:
- the LOC18788732 gene encoding uncharacterized protein LOC18788732 → MAMADQTPSKRQREETLADDCEDPKRHKSYNHILSLLDEEEEEPSQDLSSIITTLQQELSSDSASEPLTAFPNSDADQEINQSSDSTAATAFEGYASSSSGSSSPSSSNTNSGFLKEGDEQEDDGERVMRHLLEASDDELGIPQREEVSGFDDAEDAGFNGLMMDGFSFGDGLWELQDEAANYYTLVQSELFM, encoded by the coding sequence ATGGCTATGGCTGACCAAACACCTTCAAAGCGCCAAAGGGAAGAAACCCTAGCAGACGACTGCGAGGACCCTAAGCGCCACAAGTCTTACAACCACATACTCTCTCTTCtcgatgaagaagaagaggaacccTCACAAGACTTGTCCTCCATTATCACAACCCTTCAGCAAGAGCTCTCCTCTGACTCTGCCTCTGAGCCTCTCACTGCATTTCCAAACTCCGACGCAGACCAAGAAATTAACCAGTCCTCAGATTCCACAGCTGCTACAGCCTTTGAAGGATAtgcctcctcttcctctgGCTCTTCTTCACCTTCTTCTTCGAATACAAACTCAGGGTTTTTGAAGGAGGGGGATGAGCAAGAAGATGACGGCGAGAGGGTCATGAGACACCTTCTAGAAGCTTCTGATGATGAGCTGGGGATTCCCCAGAGAGAGGAAGTTAGTGGGTTCGATGATGCAGAAGATGCTGGGTTTAACGGGCTGATGATGGatgggttttcttttggtgATGGGTTATGGGAGCTTCAAGATGAAGCTGCCAACTACTACACCCTGGTGCAATCTGAACTGTTCATGTAG
- the LOC18789940 gene encoding uncharacterized protein LOC18789940 isoform X2 translates to MQALKRTATKTEFQRLSSTITKTHFISSTNFRPFSSNSKKGDDDWNDAWDTAWLPPDLSGSSSRAPWETDVNFSSSESSVVLPSDADLETKAFVEDMNENWNERRKPKEENPQKQQQQSENGSSLYSLDSIKKDYRVKKQRIHAGLWMKEIEKQEEAKLADSNSVGGGDDIERLLDSCSDIFDSANNDLENSKVPSASDFKNKPDGWETTSKAKDGNVWEMTQREEDILLQEFERRIAYNKFQIASFIKTHIFSRRRPIDGWKYMIEELGPNARKGKGSVTRLPSLSDASTQPFKEENSAMSSSSIMPFKER, encoded by the exons ATGCAGGCCCTTAAACGCACAGCAACAAAGACCGAGTTCCAGAGACTCTCGTCCACAATCACCAAAACCCATTTCATATCCAGCACCAATTTCAGACCCTTCTCCTCCAACTCAAAGAAAGGCGACGACGACTGGAACGACGCCTGGGATACCGCCTGGCTCCCGCCCGACCTCTCGGGAAGTAGTAGCAGAGCTCCATGGGAGACCGACGTCAATTTCTCGTCTTCAGAGTCGAGCGTAGTGCTTCCGTCAGACGCAGACCTGGAGACCAAGGCGTTCGTGGAGGATATGAATGAGAATTGGAACGAGAGAAGAAAACCCAAAGAGGAAAATCCGCAGAAGCAACAGCAGCAGAGTGAGAATGGGTCGTCGCTTTATAGTTTGGATAGTATTAAGAAGGACTATAGGGTCAAGAAACAGAGGATCCATGCTGGCCTTTGGATGAAGGAGATTGAGAAGCAAGAGGAGGCTAAGTTGGCCGACTCGAATTCTGTCGGGGGCGGGGACGATATCGAGCGATTGCTCGATAGCTGCTCCGA CATTTTTGATTCTGCCAACAACGATTTGGAAAACTCTAAAGTCCCAAGTGCTTCCGACTTCAAAAACAAACCGGATGGTTGGGAAACGACATCCAAGGCTAAGGATGGAAACGTATGGGAGATGACCCAGAGAGAAGAAGATATTCTTCTCCAAGAGTTTGAGCGTCGAATTGCGTACAATAAATTTCAG ATTGCTAGTTTTATCAAGACTCACATATTTAGCCGAAGGAGACCAATTGATGGGTGGAAATACATGATAGAGGAGCTAGGGCCAAATGCGAGGAAAGGGAAGGGTTCTGTTACAAGATTACCGAGTCTATCCGATGCATCAACCCAACCCTTTAAGGAGGAAAACAGTGCAatgagcagcagcagcattaTGCCCTTTAAGGAGAGGTAG
- the LOC18789940 gene encoding uncharacterized protein LOC18789940 isoform X1, with amino-acid sequence MQALKRTATKTEFQRLSSTITKTHFISSTNFRPFSSNSKKGDDDWNDAWDTAWLPPDLSGSSSRAPWETDVNFSSSESSVVLPSDADLETKAFVEDMNENWNERRKPKEENPQKQQQQSENGSSLYSLDSIKKDYRVKKQRIHAGLWMKEIEKQEEAKLADSNSVGGGDDIERLLDSCSDIFDSANNDLENSKVPSASDFKNKPDGWETTSKAKDGNVWEMTQREEDILLQEFERRIAYNKFQCLSVLLVVNSTPCCLVKKDCLFCIMAPHLQFSAEKSLNIASFIKTHIFSRRRPIDGWKYMIEELGPNARKGKGSVTRLPSLSDASTQPFKEENSAMSSSSIMPFKER; translated from the exons ATGCAGGCCCTTAAACGCACAGCAACAAAGACCGAGTTCCAGAGACTCTCGTCCACAATCACCAAAACCCATTTCATATCCAGCACCAATTTCAGACCCTTCTCCTCCAACTCAAAGAAAGGCGACGACGACTGGAACGACGCCTGGGATACCGCCTGGCTCCCGCCCGACCTCTCGGGAAGTAGTAGCAGAGCTCCATGGGAGACCGACGTCAATTTCTCGTCTTCAGAGTCGAGCGTAGTGCTTCCGTCAGACGCAGACCTGGAGACCAAGGCGTTCGTGGAGGATATGAATGAGAATTGGAACGAGAGAAGAAAACCCAAAGAGGAAAATCCGCAGAAGCAACAGCAGCAGAGTGAGAATGGGTCGTCGCTTTATAGTTTGGATAGTATTAAGAAGGACTATAGGGTCAAGAAACAGAGGATCCATGCTGGCCTTTGGATGAAGGAGATTGAGAAGCAAGAGGAGGCTAAGTTGGCCGACTCGAATTCTGTCGGGGGCGGGGACGATATCGAGCGATTGCTCGATAGCTGCTCCGA CATTTTTGATTCTGCCAACAACGATTTGGAAAACTCTAAAGTCCCAAGTGCTTCCGACTTCAAAAACAAACCGGATGGTTGGGAAACGACATCCAAGGCTAAGGATGGAAACGTATGGGAGATGACCCAGAGAGAAGAAGATATTCTTCTCCAAGAGTTTGAGCGTCGAATTGCGTACAATAAATTTCAG TGTCTCTCAGTACTTCTGGTTGTGAATTCAACCCCTTGTTGCCTGGTAAAGAAAGACTGTTTATTCTGCATAATGGCACCACACCTACAGTTTTCTGCCGAAAAGAGTTTGAAT ATTGCTAGTTTTATCAAGACTCACATATTTAGCCGAAGGAGACCAATTGATGGGTGGAAATACATGATAGAGGAGCTAGGGCCAAATGCGAGGAAAGGGAAGGGTTCTGTTACAAGATTACCGAGTCTATCCGATGCATCAACCCAACCCTTTAAGGAGGAAAACAGTGCAatgagcagcagcagcattaTGCCCTTTAAGGAGAGGTAG
- the LOC18789444 gene encoding pentatricopeptide repeat-containing protein At1g26900, mitochondrial: MTLLAKSSRLGHRLELWPKHHSVFLDDLKVISLLESCKQTSEISQIHGSMVKTGLDCVPFTLSKLLVSSIHDIQYAASIFNRIQNPNLFMFNTMVRGYSISDDPTHAFRVFNNLRAQNITLDQFSFITTLKACARELAIGTGQGIHGIVVRSGQGMFVNVKNTLLHFYCISSKMEDAHKLFDEFPQGNDLISWNTLMGGYLHVSQPQVIVDLFKQMCRSGFEASVTTVLNLLSAIGDLGSYLGGESLHGYCIKIGFCSDLHVLTALIDTYAKNGQIDLGRRIFDGVAVKDVVLWNCLVDKYAKCGLVQDAVALLRLMKLERMKPNSSTLAGLLSACAASGSVSIGSCIKDYVEEENLVLDAVLGTALVDMYAKCGFLEKALDIFESMESKDVKSWTAMISGYGVHGQAGNAIRLFYRMEEEGCQPNEVTFLAVLSACSHGGLVTEGVRCFEIMVCKYGFVPKVEHYGCMVDLLGRAGLLEEAHTLIESLPIKSDATAWRALLSACRVYGYVALGETVKRVLIQLNDDHPTNSMLLSSTYAIAGRLPDHTRTQDREDEKMVRGEKFRPVRKEENLIKEAGRSTIEMDSQG, from the coding sequence ATGACATTGTTAGCCAAGTCCTCGCGTCTGGGGCATAGACTCGAGCTTTGGCCCAAACACCACTCTGTGTTCCTCGACGATCTGAAGGTCATTTCTCTATTAGAATCTTGCAAACAAACCTCAGAAATCTCTCAAATCCATGGCTCTATGGTCAAGACTGGTCTCGACTGCGTTCCTTTCACATTGAGCAAGCTTCTTGTCTCTTCCATTCATGACATTCAATATGCGGCCTCCATTTTCAACCGCATACAAAACCCAAATCTCTTCATGTTCAATACCATGGTCAGAGGCTATTCCATCAGTGATGATCCAACGCATGCTTTTCGTGTTTTCAATAACTTGAGGGCTCAAAATATCACGCTAGACCAATTCTCTTTCATCACGACGCTCAAAGCTTGCGCTCGTGAATTGGCCATTGGGACCGGTCAAGGGATTCATGGGATTGTTGTGAGGTCTGGGCAGGGGATGTTTGTCAATGTAAAGAATACCCTTTTGCATTTTTACTGTATTTCTAGTAAAATGGAAGATGCACATAAGTTGTTTGATGAGTTTCCTCAAGGAAATGACTTGATTTCATGGAATACTTTGATGGGTGGTTATCTTCATGTGTCTCAGCCTCAAGTGATTGTAGATTTGTTCAAGCAAATGTGTAGGAGCGGTTTTGAAGCTAGTGTTACCACCGTTTTGAACCTTTTGTCTGCCATTGGTGATTTAGGAAGTTACCTTGGAGGAGAGTCTCTTCATGGGTACTGCATCAAGATTGGCTTTTGTTCGGATTTACACGTGCTTACTGCTTTGATTGATACGTATGCAAAGAATGGGCAAATTGATTTAGGACGTCGGATTTTCGATGGAGTTGCTGTGAAGGATGTTGTATTATGGAATTGTTTGGTGGATAAGTATGCAAAATGTGGCCTGGTACAAGATGCAGTAGCTTTGTTGCGGTTGATGAAACTTGAAAGAATGAAACCCAATTCATCTACACTGGCAGGACTGCTTTCGGCTTGTGCTGCTTCTGGGTCTGTAAGTATAGGGAGTTGCATTAAGGATTATGTGGAAGAAGAGAACTTGGTTTTGGATGCGGTTCTTGGAACAGCTCTGGTTGATATGTATGCTAAATGTGGGTTTCTGGAGAAGGCACTTGACATCTTTGAAAGCATGGAAAGCAAAGATGTGAAATCATGGACAGCCATGATTTCGGGTTACGGTGTTCATGGGCAGGCAGGCAATGCCATAAGGCTGTTTTATAGAATGGAAGAGGAGGGGTGCCAACCTAATGAAGTCACTTTCTTGGCAGTGTTAAGTGCTTGCAGCCATGGAGGGCTGGTGACAGAGGGAGTTAGATGTTTTGAGATAATGGTTTGCAAGTATGGATTTGTGCCAAAAGTTGAACACTACGGTTGTATGGTAGATCTTTTGGGTCGTGCAGGATTGCTGGAGGAAGCACATACACTAATTGAAAGCTTGCCCATCAAGAGTGACGCTACGGCATGGCGTGCATTGCTTTCAGCTTGCAGGGTTTATGGGTACGTTGCTCTTGGGGAAACTGTAAAGAGAGTGTTAATACAACTTAATGATGATCATCCCACCAATTCAATGCTATTATCAAGTACTTATGCGATTGCTGGAAGGTTGCCAGATCATACCAGAACACAGGACAGGGAGGATGAAAAGATGGTGAGAGGAGAGAAATTCAGGCCAGTtcgaaaagaagaaaacctgATAAAGGAAGCTGGACGTAGCACAATTGAGATGGATAGTCAAggttga
- the LOC18788806 gene encoding uncharacterized protein LOC18788806 isoform X1 → MASPQRSGPVERDIEQAITALKKGATLLKYGRRGKPKFCPFRLSNDESLLIWYSGKEEKHLKLSHVSTIIPGQRTAIFQRYPRPEKEYQSFSLLYNDRSLDLICKDKDEAEVWFVGLKALMSRGNYRNWRSESRLDSTSLDSPHTRTRRSSPSVTPFDVGDTEGVPLENIPQSRLGKAFADIITYTATPKSATQIESVSNSSLSPASVDNSNGRSSAAAEGFRVSLSSAVSSSSQGSCQDDFDALGDVFIWGEGIGGGVLGGGVDRVGCSYGFRTDALLPKVLESTVVVDVHGIACGARHAVLVTKQGEIFSWGEESGGRLGHGVEADVSHPKLVDTLSGINVELVACGEYHTCAVTLSGDLYTWGDGTHNFGLLGHGSEVSHWIPKKVSGHMDGIHVSYIACGPWHTAAVTSAGQLFTFGDGSFGALGHGDHSSTNTPREVETLGGLRTTRVACGVWHTAAVVEVTNELSSPETSSNSSSGNLYTWGDGDTGQLGHGDQESRLVPECVAALVDKHICQVACGHNLTVALTTSGQVYTMGSAAYGQLGSPLADGKVPTLVEGKIADSFVEDIACGSYHVAVLTSKTEVFTWGRGSNGQLGHGDNDHRNTPTLVDCIKDKQVKSVTCGPNITAVICLHKWASSADHSVCSGCHNPFGFRRKRHNCYNCGLVFCKACSSKKSLKAALAPNMNKPYRVCDECYAKLKKAAETSSALRSPTIKSGNIRHKANDVADRDTLVPMLRATLSRLSSFGSTNQSESKYPKQDRKPEVHDTRVFPMLNGQLQLGGFNLTKASTSLTGDSEKIISASIPASRKASRFTSPVSGKSSPRRSSDDILADSKLINGSLSQEIINLRTQVEDLTSKSQYLEAELQRTSKKLKEVSAIAADEAEKCKSAKEVIKSLTAQLKDMAERMPEGQIGSCNSGSMAGHAINFADQLSKDSHLTNITTPDLSNGNSMDRILANGTKGQTGKAERVLQDEPGVYITLCSLPDGGNELRRVRFSRRHFTEEAAERWWAENGAKLCERHNIKSAE, encoded by the exons ATGGCTAGTCCTCAGAGAAGCGGTCCTGTCGAAAGGGATATCGAGCAG GCCATAACAGCACTTAAGAAAGGTGCAACTTTGTTAAAATATGGGCGCAGAGGGAAGCCAAAGTTCTGTCCATTCCGGCTTTCTAAT gATGAGTCTTTATTGATATGGTACTctggcaaagaagaaaaacacctTAAACTCAGTCATGTTTCAACAATTATTCCTGGCCAGCGTACA GCAATATTTCAGCGGTATCCACGACCTGAAAAGGAGTATCAATCATTTTCACTCCTATACAACGATAGGTCCTTGGACTTG ATATGTAAAGACAAGGATGAAGCTGAAGTTTGGTTTGTTGGTCTTAAAGCACTAATGAGTCGAGGTAACTACCGAAACTGGAGAAGTGAATCAAGATTGGACAGCACATCACTAGATAGTCCCCATACTCGTACTCGACGAAGTTCTCCATCAGTCACACCATTT GATGTAGGAGATACTGAGGGAGTGCCTTTGGAGAATATCCCACAGAGTAGATTAGGAAAGGCATTTGCTGACATAATTACATATACTGCAACCCCCAAGAGTGCCACTCAAATTGAATCAGTTTCTAATTCCTCATTATCACCTGCATCTGTAGATAATTCAAATGGTCGAAGTTCTGCTGCAGCTGAAGGTTTTCGAGTTAGTTTATCTAGTGCTGTAAGCTCGTCAAGTCAAGGTTCTTGTCAAGATGATTTTGATGCATTAGGAGATGTTTTCATTTGGGGTGAAGGTATTGGTGGTGGAGTACTAGGAGGTGGTGTAGATAGAGTAGGCTGTTCATATGGTTTCAGGACAGATGCTCTTCTGCCTAAGGTACTGGAATCAACCGTGGTCGTAGATGTTCATGGAATTGCATGTGGCGCCAGACATGCGGTGCTGGTCACCAAGCAAGGTGAAATCTTCAGTTGGGGAGAGGAGTCAGGAGGCAGGCTTGGGCATGGGGTAGAGGCAGATGTTTCCCACCCAAAGCTCGTTGACACTCTTAGTGGCATTAATGTTGAATTAGTGGCATGCGGGGAATATCACACTTGTGCTGTTACACTTTCTGGAGATCTTTATACATGGGGTGATGGTACTCATAATTTTGGTCTGCTTGGGCACGGAAGTGAAGTTAGTCATTGGATACCCAAAAAGGTAAGTGGTCACATGGATGGTATACATGTATCCTATATCGCTTGCGGACCATGGCATACAGCTGCTGTGACATCAGCTGGCCAGTTATTTACCTTTGGGGACGGTTCTTTCGGTGCCTTGGGCCATGGGGATCATAGTAGCACAAATACTCCACGGGAGGTGGAAACTTTGGGAGGGCTAAGAACAACAAGGGTTGCTTGCGGTGTTTGGCACACTGCTGCAGTTGTTGAAGTAACAAATGAATTATCTAGTCCTGAGACTTCTAGTAACTCTTCATCTGGAAATCTGTACACCTGGGGGGATGGAGATACAGGCCAACTTGGACATGGTGATCAAGAATCTAGACTAGTTCCTGAATGCGTAGCTGCATTGGTTGATAAACATATTTGTCAGGTAGCATGTGGCCATAATCTCACAGTTGCCCTTACAACCTCAGGACAAGTATATACAATGGGAAGTGCTGCTTATGGACAGCTTGGCAGTCCTTTAGCTGATGGGAAAGTTCCCACTCTGGTTGAGGGTAAAATTGCAGATAGTTTTGTTGAAGATATTGCCTGTGGTTCTTATCATGTTGCAGTTTTGACTTCCAAGACAGAGGTTTTTACTTGGGGAAGGGGTTCAAATGGGCAACTAGGCCATGGAGACAATGATCATAGAAATACACCTACCCTTGTAGATTGTATAAAGGATAAGCAAGTAAAGAGTGTAACATGTGGTCCAAATATTACAGCGGTCATTTGTCTTCATAAATGGGCATCTAGTGCTGACCATTCTGTTTGCTCTGGTTGTCATAATCCCTTTGGTTTCAGAAGAAAACGTCATAATTGTTACAATTGTGGACTAGTCTTCTGCAAAGCATGCAGCAGCAAGAAATCTCTGAAAGCGGCCTTAGCTCCAAATATGAACAAGCCATATCGGGTGTGTGATGAGTGTTATGCTAAACTAAAGAAGGCCGCAGAAACTAGTTCTGCTTTGCGAAGTCCTACAATTAAAAGTGGAAATATACGTCATAAAGCCAATGATGTGGCAGATAGAGACACTCTGGTCCCTATGTTACGAGCAACACTCTCCAGACTCTCATCTTTTGGCTCAACCAACCAGAGTGAAAGCAAGTATCCAAAGCAAGACAGAAAACCAGAAGTGCATGATACTCGTGTCTTTCCCATGCTGAATGGACAGTTGCAGTTAGGGGGCTTTAATTTGACAAAAGCATCAACTTCTCTCACTGGAGATTcagaaaaaattatatcagCTTCAATTCCTGCTTCCAGAAAGGCTTCTCGGTTTACGTCTCCTGTTTCAGGAAAGTCAAGCCCACGTCGGTCTTCTGATGATATTCTTGCGGATTCCAAGCTTATAAATGGAAGTTTGAGCCaagaaatcataaacttaaggACACAG GTAGAAGACCTTACTTCCAAATCCCAATATCTTGAAGCTGAACTGCAAAGAAcatcaaagaaattgaaggagGTATCTGCAATAGCTGCAGATGAAGCTGAAAAATGCAAATCTGCAAAGGAAGTTATTAAGTCTCTAACTGCTCAG TTGAAGGACATGGCTGAAAGAATGCCAGAAGGACAGATCGGCAGCTGCAATTCAGGTTCTATGGCTGGCCATGCAATCAATTTTGCAGACCAGCTATCCAAAGATAGCCATCTGACAAACATAACTACTCCAGACTTGTCCAATGGCAATTCAATGGATCGAATCTTAGCTAATGGAACTAAAGGACAAACTGGAAAGGCAGAGCGGGTGCTACAAGATGAGCCTGGTGTATATATAACTTTATGCTCCTTGCCAGATGGTGGTAATGAACTCAGACGTGTTCGCTTCAG TCGGAGACATTTCACTGAAGAAGCAGCAGAGAGATGGTGGGCTGAAAATGGGGCCAAGTTATGTGAGCGGCACAATATAAAAAGTGCAGAGTAA
- the LOC18788806 gene encoding uncharacterized protein LOC18788806 isoform X2 — protein MASPQRSGPVERDIEQAITALKKGATLLKYGRRGKPKFCPFRLSNDESLLIWYSGKEEKHLKLSHVSTIIPGQRTAIFQRYPRPEKEYQSFSLLYNDRSLDLICKDKDEAEVWFVGLKALMSRGNYRNWRSESRLDSTSLDSPHTRTRRSSPSVTPFDVGDTEGVPLENIPQSRLGKAFADIITYTATPKSATQIESVSNSSLSPASVDNSNGRSSAAAEGFRVSLSSAVSSSSQGSCQDDFDALGDVFIWGEGIGGGVLGGGVDRVGCSYGFRTDALLPKVLESTVVVDVHGIACGARHAVLVTKQGEIFSWGEESGGRLGHGVEADVSHPKLVDTLSGINVELVACGEYHTCAVTLSGDLYTWGDGTHNFGLLGHGSEVSHWIPKKVSGHMDGIHVSYIACGPWHTAAVTSAGQLFTFGDGSFGALGHGDHSSTNTPREVETLGGLRTTRVACGVWHTAAVVEVTNELSSPETSSNSSSGNLYTWGDGDTGQLGHGDQESRLVPECVAALVDKHICQVACGHNLTVALTTSGQVYTMGSAAYGQLGSPLADGKVPTLVEGKIADSFVEDIACGSYHVAVLTSKTEVFTWGRGSNGQLGHGDNDHRNTPTLVDCIKDKQVKSVTCGPNITAVICLHKWASSADHSVCSGCHNPFGFRRKRHNCYNCGLVFCKACSSKKSLKAALAPNMNKPYRVCDECYAKLKKAAETSSALRSPTIKSGNIRHKANDVADRDTLVPMLRATLSRLSSFGSTNQSESKYPKQDRKPEVHDTRVFPMLNGQLQLGGFNLTKASTSLTGDSEKIISASIPASRKASRFTSPVSGKSSPRRSSDDILADSKLINGSLSQEIINLRTQVEDLTSKSQYLEAELQRTSKKLKEVSAIAADEAEKCKSAKEVIKSLTAQLKDMAERMPEGQIGSCNSGSMAGHAINFADQLSKDSHLTNITTPDLSNGNSMDRILANGTKGQTGKAERVLQDEPGVYITLCSLPDGGNELRRVRFREMVGLTLCAENSNVVLQSETFH, from the exons ATGGCTAGTCCTCAGAGAAGCGGTCCTGTCGAAAGGGATATCGAGCAG GCCATAACAGCACTTAAGAAAGGTGCAACTTTGTTAAAATATGGGCGCAGAGGGAAGCCAAAGTTCTGTCCATTCCGGCTTTCTAAT gATGAGTCTTTATTGATATGGTACTctggcaaagaagaaaaacacctTAAACTCAGTCATGTTTCAACAATTATTCCTGGCCAGCGTACA GCAATATTTCAGCGGTATCCACGACCTGAAAAGGAGTATCAATCATTTTCACTCCTATACAACGATAGGTCCTTGGACTTG ATATGTAAAGACAAGGATGAAGCTGAAGTTTGGTTTGTTGGTCTTAAAGCACTAATGAGTCGAGGTAACTACCGAAACTGGAGAAGTGAATCAAGATTGGACAGCACATCACTAGATAGTCCCCATACTCGTACTCGACGAAGTTCTCCATCAGTCACACCATTT GATGTAGGAGATACTGAGGGAGTGCCTTTGGAGAATATCCCACAGAGTAGATTAGGAAAGGCATTTGCTGACATAATTACATATACTGCAACCCCCAAGAGTGCCACTCAAATTGAATCAGTTTCTAATTCCTCATTATCACCTGCATCTGTAGATAATTCAAATGGTCGAAGTTCTGCTGCAGCTGAAGGTTTTCGAGTTAGTTTATCTAGTGCTGTAAGCTCGTCAAGTCAAGGTTCTTGTCAAGATGATTTTGATGCATTAGGAGATGTTTTCATTTGGGGTGAAGGTATTGGTGGTGGAGTACTAGGAGGTGGTGTAGATAGAGTAGGCTGTTCATATGGTTTCAGGACAGATGCTCTTCTGCCTAAGGTACTGGAATCAACCGTGGTCGTAGATGTTCATGGAATTGCATGTGGCGCCAGACATGCGGTGCTGGTCACCAAGCAAGGTGAAATCTTCAGTTGGGGAGAGGAGTCAGGAGGCAGGCTTGGGCATGGGGTAGAGGCAGATGTTTCCCACCCAAAGCTCGTTGACACTCTTAGTGGCATTAATGTTGAATTAGTGGCATGCGGGGAATATCACACTTGTGCTGTTACACTTTCTGGAGATCTTTATACATGGGGTGATGGTACTCATAATTTTGGTCTGCTTGGGCACGGAAGTGAAGTTAGTCATTGGATACCCAAAAAGGTAAGTGGTCACATGGATGGTATACATGTATCCTATATCGCTTGCGGACCATGGCATACAGCTGCTGTGACATCAGCTGGCCAGTTATTTACCTTTGGGGACGGTTCTTTCGGTGCCTTGGGCCATGGGGATCATAGTAGCACAAATACTCCACGGGAGGTGGAAACTTTGGGAGGGCTAAGAACAACAAGGGTTGCTTGCGGTGTTTGGCACACTGCTGCAGTTGTTGAAGTAACAAATGAATTATCTAGTCCTGAGACTTCTAGTAACTCTTCATCTGGAAATCTGTACACCTGGGGGGATGGAGATACAGGCCAACTTGGACATGGTGATCAAGAATCTAGACTAGTTCCTGAATGCGTAGCTGCATTGGTTGATAAACATATTTGTCAGGTAGCATGTGGCCATAATCTCACAGTTGCCCTTACAACCTCAGGACAAGTATATACAATGGGAAGTGCTGCTTATGGACAGCTTGGCAGTCCTTTAGCTGATGGGAAAGTTCCCACTCTGGTTGAGGGTAAAATTGCAGATAGTTTTGTTGAAGATATTGCCTGTGGTTCTTATCATGTTGCAGTTTTGACTTCCAAGACAGAGGTTTTTACTTGGGGAAGGGGTTCAAATGGGCAACTAGGCCATGGAGACAATGATCATAGAAATACACCTACCCTTGTAGATTGTATAAAGGATAAGCAAGTAAAGAGTGTAACATGTGGTCCAAATATTACAGCGGTCATTTGTCTTCATAAATGGGCATCTAGTGCTGACCATTCTGTTTGCTCTGGTTGTCATAATCCCTTTGGTTTCAGAAGAAAACGTCATAATTGTTACAATTGTGGACTAGTCTTCTGCAAAGCATGCAGCAGCAAGAAATCTCTGAAAGCGGCCTTAGCTCCAAATATGAACAAGCCATATCGGGTGTGTGATGAGTGTTATGCTAAACTAAAGAAGGCCGCAGAAACTAGTTCTGCTTTGCGAAGTCCTACAATTAAAAGTGGAAATATACGTCATAAAGCCAATGATGTGGCAGATAGAGACACTCTGGTCCCTATGTTACGAGCAACACTCTCCAGACTCTCATCTTTTGGCTCAACCAACCAGAGTGAAAGCAAGTATCCAAAGCAAGACAGAAAACCAGAAGTGCATGATACTCGTGTCTTTCCCATGCTGAATGGACAGTTGCAGTTAGGGGGCTTTAATTTGACAAAAGCATCAACTTCTCTCACTGGAGATTcagaaaaaattatatcagCTTCAATTCCTGCTTCCAGAAAGGCTTCTCGGTTTACGTCTCCTGTTTCAGGAAAGTCAAGCCCACGTCGGTCTTCTGATGATATTCTTGCGGATTCCAAGCTTATAAATGGAAGTTTGAGCCaagaaatcataaacttaaggACACAG GTAGAAGACCTTACTTCCAAATCCCAATATCTTGAAGCTGAACTGCAAAGAAcatcaaagaaattgaaggagGTATCTGCAATAGCTGCAGATGAAGCTGAAAAATGCAAATCTGCAAAGGAAGTTATTAAGTCTCTAACTGCTCAG TTGAAGGACATGGCTGAAAGAATGCCAGAAGGACAGATCGGCAGCTGCAATTCAGGTTCTATGGCTGGCCATGCAATCAATTTTGCAGACCAGCTATCCAAAGATAGCCATCTGACAAACATAACTACTCCAGACTTGTCCAATGGCAATTCAATGGATCGAATCTTAGCTAATGGAACTAAAGGACAAACTGGAAAGGCAGAGCGGGTGCTACAAGATGAGCCTGGTGTATATATAACTTTATGCTCCTTGCCAGATGGTGGTAATGAACTCAGACGTGTTCGCTTCAG AGAGATGGTGGGATTAACCTTGTGTGCTGAAAATTCAAATGTTGTTCTACAGTCGGAGACATTTCACTGA